AATTGAAGCTGATAAGAAGCGAACCCGGTCGCGCCCGCCAGATGAACCGTGGGGCAAGTGATGCAAAAGGGGACATTCTGCTTTTCCTCCACGCCGATTCCCGGCTCCCGGGAAACGCGCTGTCGGTGGTGGAGAACGCATGCCGAACACCGGACGTCGTCGGGGGGCGATTCGACCTGCGTCTTGATGCGGCGGGAGTGCGGTTCCGTCTCACCGAAAAGCTTATCAATATTCGCTCGCGCGCTTCCCGCCTCGCCACGGGGGACCAATGCATCTTCGTGAAACGCAAAATCTTCGAACGGATGGGGGGGTACGCGGAGATCCCGCTCATGGAGGACGTCGAACTGTGCAGTCGCCTCCGGCAAATGGGGAGATTTGTCGCCCTGGCAGAGCGCGCAACCACCTCTGCCCGACGCTGGGAGAAAAATGGCTTCGCGCGGACGGTCCTTCTCATGTGGTCCCTTCGTGGTTTGTACGCGCTTGGGGCGCCGCCGCCGACCCTCGCTCGGTGGTACGTCCATATCAGGTAGCCCTGTACCCGGGTCAGGCCACTATCGAGGCTTAGCCTCGATAGTCACTTGACAAATTAGCTGAATATGCTAAAAACGTCATAAAGATGAAACACGACTCAACCCTGGCCGCTGAAGCAGGCCGACCGCTCACCCCCGAACCCAGGAAGAGTGCTTCCACCGTGCTGGTGATTGACGATGACCCGTCCTTCCTCCGAATGGCGTCGGTCTTGGCGGGGAAGAAGGGAGTGAAGATCGAAACGGCTTCCTCAGCCCGCGAGGCGGAAAAGCTCCTGAGATCGGGAACCTACGATCTGATCCTGAGCGACTACTTCATGCCGGGCGAATCCGGCGGAGAACTGTACCTTCACTTCGTCCAGTGGCATCCCGAACTGGCTGACCGCTTTATCCTGATGACAGGCGACGGGGTGACGACGGAGGCCGTGGATCGATTCCGGGCCCTCGGGCTGCGATGCATCTCGAAAGTGTTCTTCTATGAGGCGCTTGAAGGGTTCTTGGTGGGGGGACCGGGGACCTGCGGGGCCAAGACATGACTCGCACCTGCCCCTCGCATGTGCGGCCCCCATTCCCAGGACGGGATGGGGCCACGAGCGGATTCGGGCCTGAGTGGCCCGCTTATGGCGTGGCCGTCCTTGGGTCGCTCGACCGGGCAGGTGCGCGACGTCCATGATCCGTCAATCTCTATCAACACGCGAAGCGGCGCGGGTGCTGGAGGTCGACATCAACACGGTGAAAAACTGGGTGGACTCGGGTGAAATCCGGGCCCACAAAACGGTGGGGGGGCACCGCCGCATCCTACGCCATGACCTCATGGCGTTCATGACCGCCCGCGGGTTTCCCGTACCACAAGCGGTGCTCCCCACCCCCACCGTCTTGGTCGTGGATGACGAACAGGAATTCCTCGAAAGCTGCGTGAAGTACCTCCGAGCCAAGGCGCCCGATCTGGAGGTGGTGTCGGCTCGGGACGGCTTCGAGGCCGGACGGCTGGCGGAGCGCCATCGTCCGCAGATGATTTTTCTCGATGTGCGCCTGCCCGGGATCGACGGCGTGGAAGTGTGCCGCCGGATTTCCTCCGATCCCCATTTGAGATCGAGCGTGGTGATCGGGATGACCGGGTTCAGGAGCAGTCCCGAAGTTCAACGCCTTCGGGACGCCGGCGCCCGAGAGGTTCTGTTCAAACCCTTCGAACTGCGGCGCCTCATCGAAATGGTTGAAATGTTCCTGGGGCGGGAGGAGCGCAGGCGCGTTCCCGTCGCCCCACTCCGCTCCGCTGCGGGGACGGCGATTTGATGCGCCATGCGGATACCCGCCGCAGCCGGGGGCGGGCTCGGATGAGATCCACGCGCGGGGCGGGGAAGAACGGGTCCATGAACTGCTCTCATGCGTGCCGGTGGGCATTTTCATTCGTGGAGGCATCCCCCGAGGGTGTGGTGATGCTCGCTCGTGGAGGCCGAATTCAATGGGCCAATGCCGCCGCCGTGAAGCTTTTCGGTGTGGAATCAGGGGAGTTGAAGAATCGACGCTTCGGTGAACTCTTCCCCTACTGGGTCCGCGACACGGTCGAGACCTCACTGCAAACATGGACGCATCGTGGGAATGGCGGTCCGGATCCCACCGAACAGGAGTGGACGGCCCTGCGCAACAACCGCTCGGAATGGCCGGTGGGCGTGGTGCCCATTTTCCATTCGGCGGGGAAGTCGACCATCCTCTCGTTGCAACTTCGGGATCTCTCCACGGATCACCATCATGAGCGCCGCATGGCCAACGTTCGGCGCGAACTCTGGCAGAGCGCGAAGCTGGCCACGATGGGACAGATGGCGGCCAGCGTGGCCCATGAAATCAACAACCCACTCGGCATCGTCCGCGGCTATGCCCAATCGATCCTCAAGGATCTGTCTTCGGAAAGCGATCTACGCCCCATGCTGGATGAGGTGGTGGCCCAGTCAGGCAGGATGGCGCAAACAGTGGCCAGGCTCCTCGAATTCTGCCGCGCGCCCGGCGAGGAATCCGTTCCTCTGCGCATCGGGAAGCCGGTTGAGATGGCGGTCGACCTGCTGTCCGAGCAGTTCCGACTGGCCGGCGTGGGACTGAGGCTCGACAAAGAGAACTGGAGCACGGTGGTGCGGGGAAATCTGAATGAACTTTCGCAGGTGTTCGTGAATCTGCTCGGGAACGCGTTGGATGCGTCTCGAACCTCGGCGGTGTCCAGACCGCTGGTGGACGTCCAGGTCTACCTCCGGGGAGGGGCGGCGGTGGTGGGTGTGAGGGACCGAGGTCCCGGGATTCGTCCCGAGGTGAAGGCCAAATTGGGCGAAGCTTTTTTCACGACGAAGCCGGTGGGCCGGGGCACCGGATTGGGCCTGGCCATCTCGATGGAGATCATTCGTGCCCACGGCGGAACATTGAGCCTCGAGAATGCGGAGGACGTCGGGGCGGTGGCGGAGGTGGTTCTGCCAACCGAATCGACCCCATCGCGCGATGAGGCCCATCAAACGCGTGTCACGTGACGCATGACCCATGACGTAAAAGGAGAGGAACGATGGTGAGACCAAGATCAAAAGCGGGGCAGGAAGTCCAGGGGGCGTCTCTCGGCGAGGCCCTCAGAATCTTGATTGTCGACGATGAGGAGCCGATCCGGAAACTCCTCAACCGGGAGTTCAAACGGCGGGGTTTGGAGAGCGAAGGGGCCGGGGACGTGCCTACCGCGTTGGAACTGCTTTCAAGGAAAGATTTTGATGTCGTTCTGACCGACATTCGGATGCCGGGACGCTCCGGCGTGGATCTGCTGCGCGAGTTGAAGAGCGCCGACCCCTCCCTGGAAGTCATTCTGATGACGGGCTACGCGTCGGTGGACACCGTGGTTCAGGCTCTCCGGCTCGGGGCGGCGGATTACGTCTGCAAGCCTTTCGATGACCTGGATGAGGTGTGCAACACCGTGGTCGCCGTCGGCCGTCGTCGGCGCTCGAACGCCCGCCCGATCCGGATCCTGGTGGTGACCGACGACTTGAACACGCGCACCTGGCTGCGACGCCTCTTTCCGGAGCGTCGGCTGTTATTGGATGTTCACACGAAACTGGATACCGTGATGGATGCGCTGGCGTCGCCCGGAAAGGAATCGGGATATCACGCCCTGGTGTTGGACGGCGCCGTGGCCGAGGGCGCTGAGCTGGGCCGGTTGCTTTCCGACATGTGCTCCAAAGGAATCCAGGTGCCGCTGACCGTGATGCTGGACGGTCAGGAGGGGCAGGCTTTTCTGACCCAAACCACGCCGGCGGGAGCGGCGGCCGCGGCTCCGGGGGCCTGGGCCGACCTGGCCACCCACGAACTGAAACTTCCGCTCGCAGCCGCGCGCGCGGCGGTGGACAATCTGAACGAGGGGGTGGCGGGTGCCGTCTCCGAAGAGGGACGGAAAATCCTGGCGACCATATCGAGCAACGTGGATCGGATGGCCCGCCTCTTGGACGGCGTGGCGGACCTCTTGGATCTGACGAGCGGGCGACGGTCGCTCGCGATGACTCCGACCAATCTCAACCAGGTGACGGAGGATGCCTGCGGAGCTTTCGCACCCGTCGCCGCTCGAAGGGGGCTCGCCGTCGAGAAAGTCCTCCCGTCGGCCGGCCCCGTGTTCTACGGTGATTCGCAGAAGATCTCCGAGGTCCTTTTCAACTTCCTGGATAATGCGTCGCGCTTTGCCCGATCGAGAATCCACGTTTCGGTCGGAGAGGAAGGACGGATCCCCTTCTTCCGCGTGGAAGACGACGGTCCCGGCCTGCCCGAGGAAGTCCTGGAATCGTTGGAGGACCGGATGCCGCTGAAGGGAGCATCGAGCCTTTCCGGGAGGAAGCGGCTCGGCCTGCTCATCGCGAAGGCGATTGTGGATGCCCACGGTGGGCGCATCGGGGCGACCACGGGCGGGCTCGGTGGCGCGGCGATCACGGTTCAGTTTCCGCAGAAGACAGGGGGGGCAGCGTGAGTGAAGATTCCCACCAAGTCCGGGATCTGCCGACAGGCATTCCTGATGCCTCGGGCCGCGGCGAGATTGCTTCAGCCCGGCCTGACAGGCCCGGGCTTCGCAATGACACCGGAGTGTCGTCATTGCGAGCGGAGCGAAGCAATCCCAATGGAATCCTCAGCCGCCGGGCGCGGATGATCGTCCACGACCTGCGCAACCCCCTTTCCGTCATCCGCGGCTATCTCCAGGTCGCGGCGCGGGAAGTCGAAAGTATCGATGCGTGTAGGGGAGCAGCTTCAGCTGCTCCCAGGCAGGGAGGACCTGAAGGTCCTCCCCTACGGCTCCCGGAGCAAGCGGCATGGGGCGGCGGGGATCCCCATGGCGAATCAAATCGCCGTCCCCCATCGCCAGGAAGGCATGGGGCCATGCAATGTCGCCGCGCCCAGGACGGCGCGGCATGGACCATGGCCCGAAGCGGAGCGGAGCGGGACGGGGGGGGTCCGCATGGCGAGTCCGATCGCCGTCCCCGAAGCGGAGCGGAGCGGGACGGGGGGGGTCCGCATGGCGAGTCCGATCGCCGTCCCCGAAGCGGAGCGGAGCGGGACGGGGGGGCCTCCGCAGAAGAGGAGTCGCTGAGAAGTTATCTAGATGGCGCGCTCGCGGCCACGACTGAACTGGACGAGATGATTCAATCCATGCTGGATCTGGCCGTCGTCGAAGAAGGATCCTTCGAGGCGAAACGCGTCGTCCTCGATGCCGCGGATCTTGTGAAGCGAATTGAGAAACGTCTTGGGCCGTGGGTCCGGCAAGAAGCCCGGGAGTTGGCGGTCAAGCCACCTGCGGGCCCAATCCACGTCCCCGCCGACCCCGTCTATCTGGAGCGGGCCGTGAAAAATCTGATCATGCACGCCGTGAGGCGGTCTCCGGTGGGAGGGAAGGTGATCGTGGAGTGCGAAACCCGGGATGGGAGCGTGGTGTTTTCCGTTCAAGATCAAGGTCCCGCCGTTTCCATCGGATCGGAGAAAGAGTACTTCGATCCGGGGAGCGCGGAGGAGCACCGTGAACTGGGGTGGAAGGCCGATCGTGCTTTCGCCCTGGCCTGCGTGAAGAAAGTAGCCGATGGGCACGGAGGTTCCGTCGGCATCCAGTCGGGTATCGAAGGAACGAGTTTCTTTTTGCGCCTACCGGCGGAGGGGGGACCCAATGGGAATGCCAGCAAGTGATTTTTCGTATCCGGATGCCGCGAGCGATGTCGCCCCGCGCTTCCGGGTGGCGGTGGTGGACGACGACGTTCGCATCGGGCGGCTCCTGAAGGCCTTTCTGGAAGGGCGGGGGATCGAGTGCGTGCCCCTGGCCGATGCCCCGGGGCTGTTCAAGCTGCTGACCACGGAACGGATCGATGCCGTGGTGTCAGACATCGTCATGCCTGGGATCACGGGTCTGGAACTCCTGCGATCCGTGCGGCGTATCGCTCCGCAAGTCCCCGTCGTCCTCATCACCGGTTTTCCAAGAATGGAGTTTGTTCGGGAGGCGATGAAAGAGGGTGCGGTCGATTTTCTTCAGAAGCCGGTGGACCTGGAGGAATTGGAAAAAGCGCTCGGGGCGGCGATGGAAAGCGCAGCCAAAGCGGCGGCCGCCGAAGAGAAATCCCCGCGTAGGGGCGAGCTTGCTCGCCCGCTGTCCCGTCAGGAGAAGCAACTCGCCCGGCGGGTTCGGAAGGCGATGCGGCAAAAGGAGTGGCGGGGATGGCATTGGCTGGATCGGATGGCTGTCCCGTTCCGATCGGCCGCGGAAGAGGTTCGGCTCCACCCATGGTTCTATGTTCTCGCGATGGGTGTCGTCCTAGCTGCCAGCATGTTGACGCTCACCGGCATGAATACCGTCGTCGGAACGGCGCGTCGGCCGGGGATGATGGAACTTCTCGAACGCGCGGTGACGGCATTGGAAGAGGACAACCGGCTGGACCGTCAGAATCCGAGGTGAGTCAGAACGATGCCCCAGGTTTCGCTTGAAGCGCGGGTAAGACAGGTCTTGAGCGAGGGAATGGACCTCCCGACGCTCCCCCAAGTGGCCGTGTCGGTTCTACAGGGAACCTCGAATGACGGCGCCTCGGTCCGCGAGGTGGCGGGCTACCTGATGGTCGATCCTCCGCTCGCGGCACGAGTTCTGCGGGTGGTCAATTCCAATGTCTATGAACTCCGCGACAAAGTCGGCTCCATCTCTCAGGCGATGATGGTGCTTGGACTGGAACGGATCCGCGACATCGTGTTGAGCCTGACCGTCATTCCGGCGTTCGACCTCGATCACGGACGGATCGGCCTGGATCGGGAGATGTTCTGGCGTCACTCCACGGCCACGGCGTTTTTGGCGAGGACACTCAGTTGCGCTCTGGGGCTGCGCCGGGAAGGTGAGGCGTTTGCCGCAGGCCTCCTTCACGACCTCGGTTATCTTTTCCTCGACCATTATTTCCACCGCGAGTTGGCGCGAGCGTACGAGAAAGCCATGGTGGACCGCGTGTCACTCCTCACGGCCGAGCAGGTTCTGTTCGGCACCGACCACGCCGCGGCAGGCGGGCTGCTTGCCTCCACCTGGCAGTTTCCGGGAGGAATGGTGGATGTCCTCATCCATCATCACCGGCCCGACCGGGCCAGAGTCGAAAAACGCCTATGCGCGATCGTTTCGCTGGCCGATCTCCTCGCCGAGCTTTCGGGAAAGGCCGGCATCGGGGAAATCAGCGGGAGCGCCCGGTTGGAGGATCAGCCGGCGTGGCAGATGCTGAGAAAGCCGCTTTCGGAAATCGCCCACATCGGGCCGGACCAGTTCGAACGGATCGTGGCGGACTCGATCCGTTCGGCCACCGAGTTCTTCAGCGTGATGGGGTCCGATGGTCTCCCGGGGAAGCTGAGCGCATCCGGGCCACGACTCGCCCGATCCGCCGCAGATAGTACAGATATACATGTCTGACCCCAAGGCCCCCCCCAAGGCCCCCTCCAAGGCCCCCTTGGGCGCGGAGGCTGAAGGGATCCCGTCTGTGGCGCACTTGTTTGTCCTGGCCCTGCTTACCGTTTTCTTTACGGAAGTGGCCGTCATGTTCGTACTCGCCAGGACGGAGTGGTTCTCCGGATTCGTGCAGAACGCCTTGGCCGATGCCTTCCTCCTGACCTTGGTCGCATCTCCCTTTCTGGCGTATTTGATCGTTCGGCCTCTGAGATCCGCTCTCCTGGTGGAGCAGGACCGATCGGCGTTGGTGGTGAAGCATGCGCGGGACGCCATCATCGTGGCCGATGTGCGGGGGAGAATCGTCTCATGGAACCCGGAAGCGGAAGGCATGTTCGGGTACTCCGCGGGGGATGCCATAGGGAACCTGCTGACGATGGTCATCCCGGAACGGTTTCGCGCGGCGCACGAGGACGGCATGCGGCGCGCGGCCAACAGCGTGTCGTCGGCGCTCCAGGATGGCGGCAAGCCCGTTGAAATGTGGGGAATGAAGCAGAATGGTACGGAGTTTCCGGTTGAACTCACCCTGGCGCGCGGAGGGTCCCATATTGTGGGCGTGCTGCGGGATATCACGAAGCGCAGGAAGGCCGAGGATGAATCGGCGCTTCTTAGGGATGTGGCCGTGGGAATCGCGGAGGCTGAATCCGTGGAGGACGCTTTTCGGGTCGTTTTGCGAAAGGTCATGGAGGCGACGGGATGGTCCTACAGCGAGGCGTGGAGCCTCTCGGATCACGGCGAATGGCTGGAGTGCCGGGCGGTATGGCCCATGGGCGACGATCGGTTCACTGCCTTGGAGAAAGAGGCGAGAGGGCTTCAATGCCGAATGGGGCGGGGGCTGCCGGGCATGGCGTGGGCATCGGCGGAACCGATCATGACGGAAGACCTCACCACGGATCCAGCATTGATTCGGATGAACGCTGTCACCGCGGCCGGTTTGAAAGGCGCGGTGGCGTTGCCCTCGCTTTCGGGAAACAAGGTGATTGGTGTGCTGGTCTTCTTTACGGCAGCCGGGGCGCGGCTGGATTCGGGCGAGGTGGAGAGTCTCCTTCCGATCGCGGCCCAGGCGGGGACGCTCATGGACAGGAAACGATCGGACGAGATGCTTCGGACACTCTCCGGCACGATGGCCCAGGCCGCGGACCCGATCGTCCTCACGGATCGGGAGGGAAGGATCGAATATGTCAATCCCGCCTTCGAGGAACTTACCGGTTGGAGCGGGGAGGAAGTGCTCGGCCAGACGCCCCGCGTATTGAGGTCGGGGAAGCATGATCTTCGGTTTTACGAATCCCTTTGGTCGACCATTCTGGCGGGCGGCGTTTTCCGGGGAGAATTCCTGAACAAGAAGAAGAACGGAGAACCTTACAACTACCAACAGACCATCAGCCCGGTCTTGAATTCGTCGGGCGAGGTCACGGGTTTCATTGCGACGGGAAAGGACATGACCCAGACCAAGCGCCTGGAGGGGGAGCGGGAGAGAGTGAGCAAGCTGGAGTCGGTCGGAGTGCTGGCGGGCGGGATCGCGCACGATTTCAACAATATTCTGACGGCGGTGATCGGCAATATCTCGGTCGCCAAGCGCGAGGTGGGTGACGGGACGGACCTTCACGCGATCCTTTCCGAGGCCGAATCGGCCTCTCGGAGGGCAAAGGCCCTGACGCAACAGCTTCTCACCTTCGCTCGCGGCGGCGCGCCCGTGCGGCGAGTGGTGAATCTGGCCAAACCGATCCGTTCAAGTTCCGAATTGATGTTGTCGGGATCGAGTGCCCGATGCGAATTCAGCGTTCCGGCCGATTTGTGGCCGGCGGAAGTGGACCCAGGGCAGATCCAACAGGTCATGCAGAATCTGGTGGCCAATGCCGTTCAAGCCATGCCGCCGGGAGGCACTGTCAGAGTGTCGCTGAGAAACGTGGAGGCCTCCGGAACGGTTGGAACGGGATTGGCGCCGGGCCGGTATGTGGAATTGGGCGTGAGCGACACGGGTTCGGGGATCGCCCCTGAACATTTGCCCAAGGTGTTTGATCCTTACTTCACCACGAAATCCACGGGCAGCGGATTGGGCTTGGCCGTCTGCCACTCGATTGTGAAAAATCACGGCGGGCACATCGAGATCCAATCCGAGGTAGGTCGAGGGACAACCGTGAAAGTCTGGCTGCCGGCGACCGACAAAATTCCCACACCGCATTCGCGGGCATCGGTTGAAGTGATGCGGGGGAAGGGCAGAGTGTTGGTCATGGATGACGAGGCGCCTGTTCGCTCCGTCGCGGCCCGAATGCTGAAATCGCTTGGCTACGAGGTGGAAGTGGCGGCCGACGGGAAACAGGCGATCGAGTTGTACTCGCGACATCTGGGCAACGGGGGATCGTTTGATGTGGTCCTGATGGATCTGACGGTTCCCGGGGGAATGGGGGGGAAGGAGGCGATGGCAAGGATTTTGGAAATCAATCCCGCGGTCACCGCGGTCGTCTCCAGCGGCTACTCTGAAGATCCCGTACTGGCGGAATTCAAGTCCTACGGTTTCCGCGGTCGTGTGGCCAAGCCATACACGCTGGAGGAACTGGGAAGGGTGCTGCATGAGGTCCAGAGGAATGTGAAGTAGGCCGGGATGGTGCGATCTTGGCTGAGATTGCTTCGCTTCGCTCGCAATGACGGATGGCACGTGTCATTGCGAGGCCATGGTCCATGCCGCGCCATCCTTGGCGCGGCCACATATCATGGCCCCATGCCATCCGTGGCAAGGGGAGTCCTCGACGAAGCAATCTCATGAATAGAGACGGTAAGCTGACCTCGCGCCGATTGGCCGAGCGGGCGTACACGTTCCTCTCCGAGAACGCCGTGGACGTGGCGGTGGTGGTGGATGCCGAGGGGCGCGTCAAATACGTCAGCCCGTGGATCAAGCGGCTGTTCGGCTACGACCCGGAAGCGTTGATCGGAGTCAGCGGTCTGTCGGTGGTGCATCCGGACGATCACCCCGTCGCCCTCACCGCTCTCCAACAGGGTGTCCGGAAGGTCGGACCGCAACCGCTCCTCGAACTACGCGTTCGACGGGCGGATGGATCCTTCGCACACGTGGAGGTTGCCTCCCGCAACTGTCTGGACGATCCCGAGATCAACGGATTCGTGGTCCTGTTCCGGGACATCTCACGGTACAGAGAGGCTCAAACGGGCGCGGAGCAGCAAGAGGCGGAGCGGAAGCGACTGTTGACCGCCCTCGAAATGACGGCGGACAGCGTGGTGGTCTC
This genomic stretch from Nitrospirota bacterium harbors:
- a CDS encoding response regulator; this encodes MGMPASDFSYPDAASDVAPRFRVAVVDDDVRIGRLLKAFLEGRGIECVPLADAPGLFKLLTTERIDAVVSDIVMPGITGLELLRSVRRIAPQVPVVLITGFPRMEFVREAMKEGAVDFLQKPVDLEELEKALGAAMESAAKAAAAEEKSPRRGELARPLSRQEKQLARRVRKAMRQKEWRGWHWLDRMAVPFRSAAEEVRLHPWFYVLAMGVVLAASMLTLTGMNTVVGTARRPGMMELLERAVTALEEDNRLDRQNPR
- a CDS encoding response regulator produces the protein MIRQSLSTREAARVLEVDINTVKNWVDSGEIRAHKTVGGHRRILRHDLMAFMTARGFPVPQAVLPTPTVLVVDDEQEFLESCVKYLRAKAPDLEVVSARDGFEAGRLAERHRPQMIFLDVRLPGIDGVEVCRRISSDPHLRSSVVIGMTGFRSSPEVQRLRDAGAREVLFKPFELRRLIEMVEMFLGREERRRVPVAPLRSAAGTAI
- a CDS encoding response regulator, whose amino-acid sequence is MVRPRSKAGQEVQGASLGEALRILIVDDEEPIRKLLNREFKRRGLESEGAGDVPTALELLSRKDFDVVLTDIRMPGRSGVDLLRELKSADPSLEVILMTGYASVDTVVQALRLGAADYVCKPFDDLDEVCNTVVAVGRRRRSNARPIRILVVTDDLNTRTWLRRLFPERRLLLDVHTKLDTVMDALASPGKESGYHALVLDGAVAEGAELGRLLSDMCSKGIQVPLTVMLDGQEGQAFLTQTTPAGAAAAAPGAWADLATHELKLPLAAARAAVDNLNEGVAGAVSEEGRKILATISSNVDRMARLLDGVADLLDLTSGRRSLAMTPTNLNQVTEDACGAFAPVAARRGLAVEKVLPSAGPVFYGDSQKISEVLFNFLDNASRFARSRIHVSVGEEGRIPFFRVEDDGPGLPEEVLESLEDRMPLKGASSLSGRKRLGLLIAKAIVDAHGGRIGATTGGLGGAAITVQFPQKTGGAA
- a CDS encoding response regulator encodes the protein MKHDSTLAAEAGRPLTPEPRKSASTVLVIDDDPSFLRMASVLAGKKGVKIETASSAREAEKLLRSGTYDLILSDYFMPGESGGELYLHFVQWHPELADRFILMTGDGVTTEAVDRFRALGLRCISKVFFYEALEGFLVGGPGTCGAKT
- a CDS encoding TIGR04283 family arsenosugar biosynthesis glycosyltransferase, with product MARANPPAGCRGAPEVATHLGGSQGAERSPVISIIIPVLNEAGGIRDCLEHVRSLRGGKEIVVVDGGRSDGTADIVRRLVRTRSAKLKLIRSEPGRARQMNRGASDAKGDILLFLHADSRLPGNALSVVENACRTPDVVGGRFDLRLDAAGVRFRLTEKLINIRSRASRLATGDQCIFVKRKIFERMGGYAEIPLMEDVELCSRLRQMGRFVALAERATTSARRWEKNGFARTVLLMWSLRGLYALGAPPPTLARWYVHIR
- a CDS encoding PAS domain S-box protein produces the protein MAHLFVLALLTVFFTEVAVMFVLARTEWFSGFVQNALADAFLLTLVASPFLAYLIVRPLRSALLVEQDRSALVVKHARDAIIVADVRGRIVSWNPEAEGMFGYSAGDAIGNLLTMVIPERFRAAHEDGMRRAANSVSSALQDGGKPVEMWGMKQNGTEFPVELTLARGGSHIVGVLRDITKRRKAEDESALLRDVAVGIAEAESVEDAFRVVLRKVMEATGWSYSEAWSLSDHGEWLECRAVWPMGDDRFTALEKEARGLQCRMGRGLPGMAWASAEPIMTEDLTTDPALIRMNAVTAAGLKGAVALPSLSGNKVIGVLVFFTAAGARLDSGEVESLLPIAAQAGTLMDRKRSDEMLRTLSGTMAQAADPIVLTDREGRIEYVNPAFEELTGWSGEEVLGQTPRVLRSGKHDLRFYESLWSTILAGGVFRGEFLNKKKNGEPYNYQQTISPVLNSSGEVTGFIATGKDMTQTKRLEGERERVSKLESVGVLAGGIAHDFNNILTAVIGNISVAKREVGDGTDLHAILSEAESASRRAKALTQQLLTFARGGAPVRRVVNLAKPIRSSSELMLSGSSARCEFSVPADLWPAEVDPGQIQQVMQNLVANAVQAMPPGGTVRVSLRNVEASGTVGTGLAPGRYVELGVSDTGSGIAPEHLPKVFDPYFTTKSTGSGLGLAVCHSIVKNHGGHIEIQSEVGRGTTVKVWLPATDKIPTPHSRASVEVMRGKGRVLVMDDEAPVRSVAARMLKSLGYEVEVAADGKQAIELYSRHLGNGGSFDVVLMDLTVPGGMGGKEAMARILEINPAVTAVVSSGYSEDPVLAEFKSYGFRGRVAKPYTLEELGRVLHEVQRNVK
- a CDS encoding HAMP domain-containing histidine kinase; this translates as MQCRRAQDGAAWTMARSGAERDGGGPHGESDRRPRSGAERDGGGPHGESDRRPRSGAERDGGASAEEESLRSYLDGALAATTELDEMIQSMLDLAVVEEGSFEAKRVVLDAADLVKRIEKRLGPWVRQEARELAVKPPAGPIHVPADPVYLERAVKNLIMHAVRRSPVGGKVIVECETRDGSVVFSVQDQGPAVSIGSEKEYFDPGSAEEHRELGWKADRAFALACVKKVADGHGGSVGIQSGIEGTSFFLRLPAEGGPNGNASK
- a CDS encoding HDOD domain-containing protein yields the protein MPQVSLEARVRQVLSEGMDLPTLPQVAVSVLQGTSNDGASVREVAGYLMVDPPLAARVLRVVNSNVYELRDKVGSISQAMMVLGLERIRDIVLSLTVIPAFDLDHGRIGLDREMFWRHSTATAFLARTLSCALGLRREGEAFAAGLLHDLGYLFLDHYFHRELARAYEKAMVDRVSLLTAEQVLFGTDHAAAGGLLASTWQFPGGMVDVLIHHHRPDRARVEKRLCAIVSLADLLAELSGKAGIGEISGSARLEDQPAWQMLRKPLSEIAHIGPDQFERIVADSIRSATEFFSVMGSDGLPGKLSASGPRLARSAADSTDIHV
- a CDS encoding PAS domain-containing protein, which codes for MRSTRGAGKNGSMNCSHACRWAFSFVEASPEGVVMLARGGRIQWANAAAVKLFGVESGELKNRRFGELFPYWVRDTVETSLQTWTHRGNGGPDPTEQEWTALRNNRSEWPVGVVPIFHSAGKSTILSLQLRDLSTDHHHERRMANVRRELWQSAKLATMGQMAASVAHEINNPLGIVRGYAQSILKDLSSESDLRPMLDEVVAQSGRMAQTVARLLEFCRAPGEESVPLRIGKPVEMAVDLLSEQFRLAGVGLRLDKENWSTVVRGNLNELSQVFVNLLGNALDASRTSAVSRPLVDVQVYLRGGAAVVGVRDRGPGIRPEVKAKLGEAFFTTKPVGRGTGLGLAISMEIIRAHGGTLSLENAEDVGAVAEVVLPTESTPSRDEAHQTRVT